A genome region from Gadus chalcogrammus isolate NIFS_2021 chromosome 7, NIFS_Gcha_1.0, whole genome shotgun sequence includes the following:
- the LOC130386685 gene encoding coiled-coil domain-containing protein 106-like — MKIQHLEERVKHLEEANIDLKKDKDFLLSRFDEKPGPSHKSAKKEVISTSSETPSASSSDESFFSEEEEVKVKEKKKKRKTKKPMKTLEPHSHSRMTTIDGVVRRYMRALKSFKKTGSMKRAFEHLGVDRNTIARTAQIAEVHIIFPDIFEGLSKDSHDKISTFTERCREAITAEMASTLTHKKNPGELLPITYKMT; from the exons ATGAAAATACAACACCTGGAGGAGCGGGTGAAGCACCTGGAAGAGGCTAACATTGATCTAAAAAAGGACAAAGATTTTCTGCTTAGTAGATTTGACGAGAAGCCAG GTCCTTCTCACAAGAGTGCAAAGAAAGAAGTCATCTCTACCTCCTCTGAAACACCCTCAGCCTCATCCTCTGATGAGTCATTCTTctcagaggaagaagaggttaAGGTaaaggagaaaaagaagaagaggaagaccaAGAAGCCAATGAAAACCTTAGAGCCACACAGTCACTCAAGGA TGACAACCATCGATGGCGTGGTGCGGCGCTACATGAGGGCTCTCAAGAGCTTCAAAAAAACTGGATCCATGAAGCGAGCCTTTGAGCATTTGGGGGTGGACCGGAACACCATAGCAAGGACCGCCCAAATCGCTGAGGTCCACATCATTTTCCCAGACATATTTGAGGGTTTGAGTAAAGATAGCCATGACAAAATCTCCACCTTCACAGAGAGGTGCAGGGAAGCCATaacagcagaaatggcgagcaCACTGACGCACAAAAAAAATCCAGGTGAACTACTGCCGATCACTTACAAAATGACCTAA